The following are encoded together in the Thalassomonas haliotis genome:
- a CDS encoding GAF domain-containing sensor histidine kinase, translated as MSRSLSLDYSVLLIEQWSQTLNLLADILDMPAVLIMKLEGEHIKVFAKSQGQHNPYQLGEAEDFDGSGLYCEHVIKNQEMLEVNNALTDPLWDANPDIKLNMIYYLGLPLNYSDGQPFGTICALDDHERPVEKKFQQLLLHIKNTLEDQLKAYDIQQQAIEHNSQSHVENLIRGMAHELNTPAGIAITAVTTLSSMLAVLTQKFHQQTLSKKQFIDFEEKASPCLELISANLGKISKLVERFKDLSMQFSMEISNIRLSRFLKVLCAGFNHNYANEQVSFHLHSPDKLILRSIPVLLQSVITELVDNAVEHAFEDTNNKCIAIDVERFHHRVLLRISDNGIGIQHNISGDIFSPCFSRKQAGRFGLGLCVVNKIVQMQLKGDIKLVSESRELGTQGTVFEMVLPDLG; from the coding sequence ATGTCCCGGTCACTTTCATTGGATTACTCCGTACTGTTAATTGAGCAATGGTCGCAAACCCTGAACCTGCTGGCAGATATCCTGGATATGCCTGCGGTGTTGATCATGAAGCTTGAGGGCGAGCATATTAAAGTGTTTGCTAAAAGCCAGGGGCAGCATAACCCTTATCAGCTGGGGGAGGCAGAAGATTTTGACGGCTCAGGGCTTTATTGTGAACATGTTATAAAAAATCAGGAGATGTTGGAGGTTAATAACGCCCTTACAGACCCTCTCTGGGACGCTAATCCGGATATTAAGCTTAACATGATCTATTATCTGGGTTTGCCGCTTAATTATAGTGACGGTCAGCCATTTGGCACCATTTGTGCCCTTGACGACCATGAACGCCCTGTAGAAAAAAAGTTCCAGCAGTTATTGCTTCATATTAAAAATACCCTTGAAGATCAGCTAAAGGCGTATGATATTCAACAACAGGCGATTGAACATAACAGTCAAAGTCATGTTGAGAACCTGATCCGCGGTATGGCGCATGAGCTTAATACCCCGGCAGGGATCGCTATCACTGCCGTTACGACTTTGAGCAGCATGCTTGCTGTGCTAACACAGAAGTTTCATCAGCAGACCCTGTCTAAAAAACAATTTATCGATTTTGAAGAAAAGGCTTCACCTTGCCTGGAGTTAATCAGCGCCAACCTGGGGAAAATTTCCAAGCTTGTCGAACGGTTTAAAGATCTTTCCATGCAATTTTCCATGGAGATCAGTAATATCCGTCTTAGCCGTTTTTTAAAAGTCTTGTGTGCAGGCTTTAACCATAACTATGCCAACGAGCAGGTGAGCTTTCATTTACATAGTCCGGATAAGCTCATATTACGCAGTATTCCGGTATTGCTGCAAAGCGTGATCACCGAATTAGTGGACAATGCGGTAGAGCATGCCTTCGAAGACACAAACAACAAATGTATTGCTATTGATGTTGAGCGTTTTCATCACAGAGTTTTGCTCCGGATCAGCGATAATGGCATCGGCATACAGCACAATATTTCCGGGGACATTTTTTCTCCCTGTTTTTCCCGCAAGCAAGCGGGACGCTTTGGCTTGGGACTTTGTGTGGTCAACAAAATTGTTCAGATGCAACTCAAAGGAGATATCAAACTGGTATCAGAGAGCCGGGAGCTTGGCACTCAGGGAACTGTGTTTGAAATGGTGTTGCCTGATTTAGGGTAA
- a CDS encoding 4-phosphoerythronate dehydrogenase — MKIYYDENMPFAREFFSGLGELVPFAGRELSPQIAADADVLLVRSITRVNEALLAENENIQFVGTATIGVDHIDQDYLSRRNIAFSAAPGCNAVSVAEYVLSALVVLAERYLLNLSALTVGIVGAGNTGTRLSEKLAALGIKYYLCDPLLAEQGDERDFSSLEHVLSCDVISLHVPLTTAGEYPSHHLLNRENLARLTDRQILINACRGEVVDNQALLTLKQQGHGLKLVWDVWENEPDILQPLIEHTEIATAHIAGYSLEGKARGTEMLYLALCKQLKIKPNLTLEQFLPPAAITYVEIKQHFDEIILNQLVKMVYDVRRDDGIFRQQLNSQGFDMLRKNYPVRREFSAVTVALPEQASSDVPHQLGFNFPR; from the coding sequence ATGAAAATTTATTACGATGAGAATATGCCGTTTGCCCGTGAGTTTTTTTCCGGGCTTGGCGAGTTAGTTCCCTTTGCCGGCCGGGAGCTTAGCCCACAAATAGCAGCAGATGCCGATGTTTTGCTGGTGCGCTCCATTACCCGGGTGAATGAAGCATTATTGGCTGAGAATGAAAACATTCAGTTTGTCGGTACCGCGACCATAGGGGTGGATCATATTGACCAGGACTACTTAAGCCGCCGTAATATCGCCTTTAGCGCGGCTCCCGGCTGTAATGCGGTATCGGTCGCCGAATATGTGCTCAGCGCCCTGGTAGTCCTGGCTGAACGCTATTTGCTGAATTTATCGGCATTAACTGTCGGTATCGTCGGTGCCGGCAATACCGGTACCCGCTTAAGTGAAAAACTTGCTGCTTTGGGCATTAAATATTACTTGTGTGATCCGTTATTGGCGGAGCAGGGGGATGAACGTGATTTCAGCTCCCTTGAACATGTGCTCAGTTGCGATGTTATTTCCTTACATGTGCCGCTAACGACCGCAGGGGAATATCCCAGCCATCATTTACTTAACCGGGAGAATCTGGCGCGGCTGACGGACAGGCAAATTCTTATCAATGCCTGTCGCGGGGAAGTGGTGGATAATCAGGCATTACTGACCTTGAAACAACAGGGACATGGGCTGAAACTGGTGTGGGATGTCTGGGAAAATGAGCCGGATATCTTACAGCCGCTGATTGAGCATACCGAAATTGCCACCGCCCACATTGCCGGCTATAGCCTGGAAGGAAAAGCACGCGGTACGGAAATGCTCTATTTGGCTTTGTGTAAGCAGCTGAAAATTAAGCCTAATTTAACTCTTGAGCAGTTTCTGCCACCTGCAGCTATAACTTATGTAGAAATAAAACAACATTTTGATGAAATTATACTAAACCAGCTGGTAAAAATGGTTTACGATGTCAGGCGTGACGATGGCATTTTTCGTCAGCAACTAAATAGTCAAGGTTTTGACATGCTTCGTAAAAACTACCCGGTGCGCCGGGAATTTTCCGCGGTAACCGTCGCCTTGCCGGAACAGGCCAGCAGTGATGTGCCCCATCAGCTGGGTTTTAATTTTCCCCGATAA
- a CDS encoding aspartate-semialdehyde dehydrogenase, with product MAQKFDVCVLGATGLVGKTIIEILEQRDFPINKLYPLASARSAGEFVEFNGESIEVLDADNFDWSQAQIGFFSAGGAVSAKYAPIAGDEGCIVIDNTSEFRYDADIPLVVPEVNPQALAEYRNRNIIANPNCSTIQMMVALKPIYDAVGIERINVSTYQSVSGAGKEAMDELAKQCADLLSGKPIDPKVFSRQIAFNVIPQIDSFEDNGYTREEMKMVWETKKILGDENVLVNPTAVRVPVFFGHGEALHIETGSPISAEEVKDLLSQAQGVVVCEKDEDFPTQIGNASGQDDTYVGRIREDISHNKGINMWIVADNVRKGAATNSIQIAELLIKEYLS from the coding sequence ATGGCACAGAAATTTGATGTTTGCGTACTTGGTGCAACCGGTTTAGTAGGCAAAACCATTATTGAAATTCTTGAACAAAGAGATTTTCCCATCAATAAACTTTACCCGTTGGCAAGCGCACGCTCTGCCGGTGAATTCGTTGAATTTAACGGGGAAAGTATTGAAGTTTTAGACGCCGATAATTTTGACTGGAGCCAGGCCCAGATCGGTTTCTTTTCTGCCGGCGGCGCCGTGTCTGCAAAATATGCTCCTATTGCCGGCGATGAAGGCTGTATTGTTATTGATAATACCTCTGAATTCCGCTACGACGCCGATATTCCTTTGGTGGTGCCGGAAGTGAACCCACAGGCACTGGCCGAGTACCGTAACCGTAATATTATCGCCAACCCCAACTGTTCAACCATCCAAATGATGGTGGCGTTAAAGCCTATTTATGACGCGGTAGGCATTGAACGTATCAATGTCAGCACTTACCAGTCGGTCTCCGGCGCCGGTAAAGAGGCTATGGATGAGTTGGCCAAGCAGTGTGCGGACTTGCTTAGCGGTAAGCCGATTGATCCTAAAGTATTCTCCCGCCAGATTGCCTTTAATGTTATTCCGCAAATCGATAGCTTTGAAGACAATGGTTATACCCGCGAAGAAATGAAAATGGTGTGGGAGACGAAAAAGATCCTCGGCGATGAAAATGTGCTGGTAAATCCGACCGCAGTAAGGGTACCGGTATTTTTCGGTCACGGCGAAGCTTTGCATATTGAAACCGGCTCACCGATTTCTGCCGAAGAAGTCAAAGACTTGTTAAGCCAGGCACAGGGTGTGGTGGTTTGTGAAAAAGATGAGGACTTTCCGACCCAGATAGGCAATGCCAGCGGCCAGGATGATACTTATGTTGGACGTATCCGCGAAGATATCAGCCACAACAAGGGGATCAATATGTGGATCGTGGCGGATAATGTGCGCAAGGGCGCTGCGACCAACAGTATTCAAATTGCCGAGCTGTTGATCAAAGAATATTTATCCTAA
- a CDS encoding FimV/HubP family polar landmark protein: MQRWLSLCLWQVLFVGMVSMPVFAFQEAGIQIRGPKNTDPFPYGRYGPITGQDTLWGIATQVRPDPGLSIYQVMQALYRANPQAFADNNINHLVEGELIAVPAYDEMVRINKSAAQQLVEQAVQAWSKGGNTPEEQSIQKKDLEAAKSEINDQLQTYGNSQQQKLKVIQRDVADSIDGLQAILKENAELRAKLAAFNEQLVVMQQEVAKSEEIKPQMDDILKLQQEMYALAAERDRLAKAEAERQNSLSNYLLIGLGSTVPAALLIGGAFLFLKRRKTATADAGDKPLAAKKPKQEKAAKTEEPEPEVAEVAEVEEPEQELTLDNELSLDDELSIDLAESDDDLFSDDLDDLGSDELLDDDVIHLDDDLDDLDDLDDLEDISLDLDAGEEGELLEGGELGQGDLDDLLSGLDEGETAEAETSEELPGGELGQGDLDDLLSGLDEDEAPEEEVSEELPDGELGQGDLDALLSGLDEEETTEEVAEAAPAEADSAPVEADSAEGSEEVTDPDDIDALLEAADKDTVVSDPDDIDALLEAAAAPEPEPAKEIPEGADVTDPDDIDALLEAAAAPEPEPEPAKEIPEGADVTDPDDIDALLEAAAAPEPEPEPEPEPEPAKEIPEGADVTDPDDIDALLAAAAPEPEPEPEPEPAKEIPEGADVTDPDDIDALLEAAAAPEPEPEPEPAKEIPEGADVTDPDDIDALLEAAAAPEPEPEPEPAKEIPEGADVTDPDDIDALLEGAAPDSEVVADANAEVTDPDDIDALLGDIQNLANDEVSIDDVLQDVAAETSSEQAPEAQEQDADDLTDAQTRAKIESFTEEYVAPFLSMDFSDISGKGGGKESEPVSGEDIDLESTETTDSENVPETAAASEDSGQVDDTPGETAEQQDDLNSELDLDAILQDVESETVSAEDDLDIGDDILDEGIPDELLDEIAQSEGGDELSAAFENELDEAALSQLLTEDETPESEQAEAGEVANEITPDFTDENILADLLTDEASTKKQVAEASEIDDIKELNNLDFDELLANIEEESSLTPDVPNLAEELVAEELIAESVDEPSEDALADDLDDDLDIGDELDIGDDLELPPQNQQEQTPKEQEADKDYVSVDSLLSETQEEASDEEPYEKTNIDVGFDEFPEFAAEGDDIDVDDDNNAITAKLDLAKVYIEIGDVENAQIILQGVLSDGDDQQKQAAEELLKDLT; encoded by the coding sequence ATGCAACGATGGTTAAGCCTGTGCCTGTGGCAGGTTCTTTTTGTTGGTATGGTGAGTATGCCGGTATTTGCTTTTCAAGAAGCCGGGATACAAATTCGAGGTCCTAAAAACACCGACCCTTTTCCTTATGGCCGCTACGGGCCTATCACAGGGCAAGATACCTTGTGGGGTATCGCCACCCAGGTACGCCCGGATCCCGGCTTATCTATTTATCAGGTTATGCAGGCCCTGTATCGGGCCAATCCCCAGGCCTTTGCCGATAACAATATTAACCACTTGGTTGAAGGTGAGTTAATTGCGGTACCCGCCTATGATGAAATGGTGCGTATTAATAAGTCTGCCGCGCAGCAATTAGTCGAACAAGCCGTGCAGGCTTGGAGTAAAGGTGGCAATACACCCGAAGAGCAGTCGATTCAGAAAAAAGATCTCGAAGCGGCCAAGTCTGAGATAAACGATCAGCTGCAAACCTATGGCAATTCCCAGCAACAGAAACTTAAGGTGATCCAAAGAGATGTTGCCGATTCTATTGACGGCCTGCAGGCGATTTTAAAAGAAAATGCAGAATTAAGAGCCAAGCTGGCAGCGTTTAACGAGCAGCTGGTGGTGATGCAACAAGAAGTGGCTAAAAGTGAAGAAATTAAGCCCCAGATGGATGATATTCTCAAGCTGCAACAGGAAATGTATGCCCTGGCGGCTGAGCGGGATCGTCTGGCCAAGGCAGAAGCCGAGCGGCAAAACTCCCTGAGCAATTATTTGTTGATTGGCTTGGGTTCAACCGTGCCGGCAGCATTACTTATCGGCGGCGCTTTTCTTTTCTTGAAACGCCGGAAAACAGCAACGGCAGATGCCGGTGACAAACCTCTTGCCGCGAAGAAGCCGAAGCAAGAAAAGGCGGCGAAAACCGAAGAACCGGAGCCGGAAGTAGCGGAAGTAGCGGAAGTTGAAGAGCCGGAGCAGGAATTAACCTTAGATAATGAGTTATCTCTGGATGATGAACTGTCCATTGATCTGGCGGAAAGTGATGACGATCTGTTTTCCGATGATCTTGATGACCTTGGCAGCGACGAATTACTTGATGATGATGTTATTCACCTTGATGATGATTTAGATGATTTAGACGATCTGGATGATTTGGAAGATATTTCCCTGGATTTGGATGCGGGTGAAGAAGGGGAATTACTCGAAGGCGGTGAGCTGGGACAAGGTGACTTGGATGATTTATTGTCCGGCCTGGATGAAGGTGAAACAGCTGAAGCAGAAACCTCTGAAGAGCTGCCGGGCGGCGAACTGGGGCAGGGGGATTTGGATGATTTATTATCTGGCCTGGATGAAGACGAAGCACCAGAAGAAGAGGTATCAGAAGAGCTGCCGGACGGCGAACTGGGCCAGGGGGATTTGGATGCTTTATTGTCTGGCCTGGATGAAGAGGAAACTACAGAAGAAGTCGCTGAGGCTGCTCCTGCCGAAGCTGATTCTGCTCCTGTCGAAGCTGACTCTGCTGAAGGCTCTGAAGAAGTTACCGATCCTGATGATATCGATGCTTTATTAGAAGCTGCCGATAAGGATACTGTGGTTTCAGATCCCGATGATATCGATGCCTTGCTGGAAGCGGCGGCAGCACCTGAGCCAGAGCCTGCGAAAGAAATTCCGGAAGGGGCGGATGTTACCGATCCCGACGATATTGATGCCTTGCTGGAAGCGGCGGCAGCACCTGAACCTGAGCCAGAGCCTGCGAAAGAAATTCCGGAAGGGGCGGATGTTACCGACCCTGACGATATCGATGCCTTGCTGGAAGCGGCGGCAGCACCTGAGCCTGAGCCAGAACCTGAGCCAGAGCCAGAGCCTGCGAAAGAAATTCCGGAAGGGGCGGATGTTACCGACCCCGACGATATTGATGCCTTGTTAGCCGCGGCAGCACCTGAGCCAGAACCTGAGCCAGAGCCAGAGCCTGCGAAAGAAATTCCGGAAGGGGCGGATGTTACCGACCCCGACGATATCGATGCCTTGCTGGAAGCGGCGGCAGCACCTGAGCCTGAACCTGAACCAGAGCCTGCGAAAGAAATTCCGGAAGGGGCGGATGTTACCGACCCCGATGATATCGATGCCTTGCTGGAAGCGGCGGCAGCACCTGAGCCGGAACCTGAGCCAGAGCCTGCGAAAGAAATTCCGGAAGGGGCGGATGTTACCGACCCCGACGACATCGATGCTTTGCTGGAAGGAGCGGCACCTGACTCTGAAGTCGTTGCTGATGCCAATGCTGAGGTGACAGATCCCGATGATATTGATGCCCTTTTAGGGGATATTCAAAACCTGGCAAATGATGAGGTCAGCATTGATGATGTTTTACAGGATGTTGCGGCGGAGACCAGCAGTGAGCAAGCACCAGAGGCTCAGGAACAAGACGCCGATGATCTTACTGATGCACAGACTCGTGCGAAAATAGAAAGTTTTACCGAAGAATATGTTGCTCCCTTCCTGTCGATGGACTTTAGTGACATCTCAGGAAAAGGCGGCGGCAAGGAAAGCGAGCCGGTAAGTGGTGAAGACATTGATCTGGAAAGCACTGAAACCACTGATAGTGAGAATGTTCCGGAAACAGCAGCGGCTAGCGAAGATAGCGGGCAAGTGGACGATACGCCGGGTGAAACGGCAGAGCAGCAAGATGACTTAAACAGTGAGCTTGATCTTGATGCTATTTTGCAGGATGTGGAAAGTGAAACAGTCTCTGCTGAAGATGATCTTGATATCGGCGACGATATCCTGGATGAAGGCATTCCTGATGAGCTATTGGATGAAATTGCTCAGAGTGAAGGAGGAGATGAACTCTCCGCTGCTTTTGAAAATGAGCTTGATGAAGCCGCTTTATCTCAGCTATTAACCGAAGACGAAACGCCTGAGAGTGAGCAAGCTGAAGCCGGGGAAGTGGCTAATGAGATCACGCCAGACTTTACCGATGAAAACATTTTGGCGGACCTGCTTACCGATGAGGCGAGCACGAAAAAGCAGGTAGCCGAAGCATCAGAAATAGACGATATCAAAGAGCTGAATAATTTAGACTTTGATGAGTTGCTGGCCAATATTGAGGAAGAGTCGTCATTGACGCCCGATGTTCCCAATTTGGCTGAGGAGTTAGTGGCTGAGGAATTAATAGCTGAGTCCGTCGATGAGCCAAGTGAAGATGCTTTAGCTGATGATCTGGATGATGATTTGGATATTGGCGATGAACTCGATATCGGTGATGACCTTGAATTACCGCCACAAAATCAGCAGGAGCAGACTCCCAAGGAGCAGGAGGCCGATAAAGATTATGTTTCTGTGGATAGCTTATTATCCGAAACCCAGGAAGAGGCGTCCGATGAGGAGCCGTATGAAAAGACCAATATTGATGTTGGTTTTGACGAATTTCCTGAATTTGCCGCCGAAGGTGATGATATTGACGTTGATGATGACAATAATGCTATCACGGCTAAGCTGGATTTAGCCAAGGTATATATTGAAATCGGTGACGTGGAAAATGCCCAGATCATATTGCAGGGTGTGCTCAGCGACGGTGACGACCAGCAGAAACAGGCAGCCGAGGAGCTGTTAAAAGATTTAACTTGA
- the truA gene encoding tRNA pseudouridine(38-40) synthase TruA, whose product MRYALGVEYDGKNYYGWQRQNDFVSVQQSLETALSKIADEPIEVICAGRTDTGVNATNQVVHFDTDKIRKDVAWTLGTNTHLPKDIAVSWVKPVSDEFHARFSATARRYRYIIHNNNLRSAILSSGLSFCHYPLDEKLMHEAAQHLIGRHDFDSFRTVHCQSHSPIRTLIHCNVSRQGHYVIIDIKANAFLHHMVRNIAGSLMRVGQGLEPVTWIKEVLEAKNRCVAGITAPSGGLYFVDVDYPEQFDIPKRDLGPLFLK is encoded by the coding sequence ATGCGATATGCTTTAGGGGTTGAATATGACGGTAAAAATTATTACGGCTGGCAACGCCAGAATGATTTTGTCAGTGTTCAACAATCATTAGAAACCGCGTTATCAAAAATCGCGGACGAGCCGATAGAAGTGATTTGTGCCGGTCGTACCGATACCGGGGTCAATGCCACCAACCAGGTGGTACACTTTGATACCGATAAGATCCGCAAAGATGTCGCCTGGACCTTAGGTACCAATACCCATTTACCTAAAGATATTGCCGTCAGCTGGGTCAAACCCGTCAGTGATGAATTCCATGCGCGTTTTAGCGCCACTGCCCGCCGTTATCGTTATATTATTCACAATAATAACCTGCGCTCGGCCATTCTCAGCAGCGGTTTGAGCTTTTGTCATTATCCGTTAGATGAAAAGCTGATGCATGAGGCGGCCCAGCACCTGATTGGTCGACATGACTTTGACTCTTTCCGGACTGTACATTGCCAGTCACATTCGCCGATCAGAACCCTGATCCATTGCAATGTCAGCCGCCAGGGACATTATGTCATTATTGATATTAAGGCCAATGCCTTTTTGCATCATATGGTCAGAAATATCGCCGGCAGTTTGATGAGAGTGGGACAAGGTTTAGAGCCGGTGACTTGGATTAAAGAAGTACTTGAAGCTAAAAACCGATGCGTGGCCGGTATCACAGCACCTTCGGGCGGTTTATACTTTGTTGATGTCGATTATCCCGAGCAGTTTGACATCCCGAAAAGGGATCTTGGCCCCTTGTTTTTAAAGTGA
- the accD gene encoding acetyl-CoA carboxylase, carboxyltransferase subunit beta has product MSWIEKILPKAKATQKRNIPEGVWSKCGSCNAVLYKVELDRQMSVCPKCDHHMRISARNRIDGFLDQGERLELGEEFEAQDILKFKDSKRYKDRLSSAQKNTGEKDALVVMKGELQGMPIVAAAFEFSFLGGSMASVVGARFVKGVEYCLEHNLPFVCFSASGGARMQEALFSLMQMAKTSAALAKMSEKGLPYISVLTDPTMGGVSASLAMLGDVNVAEPKALIGFAGPRVIEQTVREKLPEGFQRSEFLLEKGAIDLIVDRREMRDTLARLLGKFMGHTSPVQ; this is encoded by the coding sequence ATGAGCTGGATAGAAAAAATTCTCCCGAAAGCGAAAGCGACACAAAAGCGCAATATTCCCGAAGGTGTTTGGAGCAAGTGTGGCTCCTGTAACGCTGTGCTATATAAAGTTGAATTAGACCGTCAAATGTCGGTATGTCCTAAATGCGATCACCATATGCGTATCAGCGCCCGCAACCGTATCGACGGTTTCCTGGATCAGGGAGAGCGCCTGGAGCTTGGTGAAGAATTTGAAGCACAGGATATCTTAAAATTTAAAGACTCCAAGCGTTATAAAGACAGATTAAGTTCGGCACAAAAAAATACCGGTGAAAAAGACGCTTTAGTGGTCATGAAAGGTGAGCTGCAGGGCATGCCGATTGTTGCTGCTGCTTTTGAGTTTTCATTTTTAGGCGGCTCTATGGCTTCTGTGGTCGGTGCCCGTTTTGTTAAAGGCGTGGAATACTGTCTGGAGCATAACCTGCCGTTTGTTTGTTTTTCTGCCAGTGGTGGTGCCCGTATGCAGGAAGCTCTGTTCTCCTTGATGCAAATGGCAAAAACCAGTGCTGCTTTGGCGAAAATGAGTGAAAAAGGCTTGCCGTATATTTCGGTATTAACCGATCCGACCATGGGGGGGGTTTCTGCCAGTTTAGCCATGTTAGGTGATGTCAATGTTGCCGAGCCTAAAGCACTGATCGGTTTCGCCGGTCCGCGGGTTATCGAGCAAACGGTACGGGAAAAGTTGCCGGAAGGTTTCCAGCGCAGTGAATTCTTACTTGAAAAAGGCGCGATTGATTTAATTGTTGACCGCCGTGAAATGCGTGATACCTTAGCACGCCTGTTAGGTAAGTTTATGGGGCATACTTCCCCGGTTCAGTAA
- the folC gene encoding bifunctional tetrahydrofolate synthase/dihydrofolate synthase, translating into MSQDTKSHSLQSSLKEWLCYLEHLHSQEIELGLSRIGQVASHLNIDFSFAKVITVAGTNGKGTSCAFLENALLGQGKSVAVYSSPHIERFNERLRINKVDSDDQAFIRAFVEIEQARGDISLSYYEFTTLAAFLVLMAQKPDVIILEVGLGGRLDATNIIDADIAVITTVDLDHQAFLGDTRDAIGYEKAGIMRANTPVVVGDKNPPQSLLDYGNSLNADMYLREKNFFVSADESKQDSTGHWQWRHERQVLPDLTLPFIPQDNVATALMVLSLLNLELSGEQVNGLIDKTRVPGRTEIFHGQSDIMLDVGHNPQAARYLANVLAKKRRQPGYTRVLAVVSMLVDKDIVNTLEPLAGSIDSWYLGTLEGPRAATAEQIAQALAADDENINCFDNVTQAFKMACNNAKATDLILVFGSFFTVAEIRRLLV; encoded by the coding sequence ATGTCACAAGATACTAAAAGCCACTCTTTGCAAAGCAGCCTTAAAGAGTGGCTTTGTTATTTAGAGCACCTTCATAGCCAGGAAATTGAACTTGGCTTATCCCGCATCGGCCAGGTTGCATCACACCTTAATATCGATTTTAGCTTTGCCAAAGTGATCACCGTTGCCGGTACCAACGGCAAAGGCACCAGCTGTGCTTTCCTTGAGAATGCCCTGCTGGGGCAAGGAAAATCTGTCGCGGTCTACTCTTCTCCCCATATCGAGCGCTTTAATGAGCGTTTGAGAATTAATAAGGTAGACAGTGACGATCAGGCTTTTATCCGCGCTTTTGTTGAAATAGAGCAGGCCAGGGGAGACATTTCTCTCAGCTATTATGAGTTTACTACTCTTGCCGCATTTTTGGTGTTGATGGCGCAAAAGCCGGATGTGATCATTCTGGAAGTCGGCCTCGGCGGACGCTTGGATGCCACCAATATTATCGATGCCGATATTGCGGTGATCACTACGGTAGATTTAGATCACCAGGCCTTTTTAGGGGATACCCGCGACGCTATCGGTTATGAAAAAGCCGGTATTATGCGTGCCAACACCCCGGTCGTGGTGGGAGATAAAAATCCGCCGCAGTCGCTGCTTGATTATGGCAACTCACTTAATGCCGACATGTATCTGCGGGAAAAGAACTTTTTTGTCTCTGCTGATGAGAGCAAGCAAGATAGCACGGGGCACTGGCAATGGCGCCATGAGCGGCAGGTATTGCCGGATTTAACATTGCCGTTTATACCACAGGATAATGTCGCTACGGCATTAATGGTGTTGTCTTTACTTAACCTTGAACTGAGTGGTGAGCAGGTCAATGGCCTGATTGATAAAACCCGGGTGCCGGGGCGCACGGAAATATTTCACGGGCAAAGCGATATCATGCTTGATGTCGGTCACAACCCCCAGGCCGCGCGTTATCTTGCTAATGTGCTTGCTAAAAAACGCCGACAACCCGGTTATACCCGGGTACTGGCTGTGGTCAGTATGCTGGTGGATAAAGACATAGTTAATACCTTGGAACCTTTAGCTGGCAGTATAGATAGCTGGTATTTGGGTACGCTTGAGGGACCCCGTGCGGCAACTGCCGAGCAAATTGCACAAGCATTAGCGGCAGACGATGAAAACATCAATTGTTTTGACAATGTCACCCAGGCATTTAAAATGGCGTGTAATAATGCAAAAGCAACTGATTTGATACTGGTTTTCGGTTCTTTCTTTACCGTTGCCGAGATCAGACGTTTGCTAGTTTAG
- a CDS encoding SPOR domain-containing protein has translation MSTPFQNRLVGTAIVAAAIVIFLPDWLDGEKKTYQADFEAIPEAPAFKGEQEVKRFPQEKLKMPVQAPLSNETAVDDLTDNALQTKNSTSGGSDDVKVAALSKEEGFTQAKSTQAETTKPSKVKKQEPRPPAKAKVDVAWVIQLGSFRHKKNVDELLSKLKKNGYTAFTKPIKTQKGTLTKVFIGPELHKASLEKKLPELKRLTKVQGKLARFYPTKQ, from the coding sequence TTGTCTACACCCTTTCAAAATCGCTTAGTCGGAACCGCCATTGTTGCAGCGGCGATCGTTATCTTTTTACCTGATTGGCTTGATGGTGAGAAAAAAACCTATCAGGCTGATTTTGAAGCGATCCCTGAGGCCCCGGCCTTTAAAGGGGAGCAGGAAGTAAAACGTTTTCCTCAGGAAAAGCTGAAAATGCCGGTCCAGGCGCCGTTATCAAATGAAACCGCAGTTGATGACCTTACCGATAATGCTCTGCAAACCAAGAACAGTACTTCGGGCGGCAGTGACGATGTTAAAGTGGCGGCTTTGTCCAAAGAGGAAGGCTTTACTCAGGCGAAAAGTACTCAGGCTGAAACCACTAAGCCGTCAAAGGTTAAAAAGCAAGAACCCAGGCCCCCGGCAAAAGCCAAAGTTGATGTTGCCTGGGTGATCCAGCTGGGCAGTTTCCGCCATAAGAAAAATGTCGATGAACTGCTGAGTAAATTAAAAAAGAACGGTTATACCGCCTTCACCAAACCGATCAAAACCCAAAAAGGCACTTTGACCAAAGTATTTATCGGTCCCGAGTTACACAAAGCCTCGTTGGAGAAAAAATTACCTGAGCTGAAACGCCTGACTAAGGTTCAGGGAAAACTTGCCCGTTTTTATCCGACAAAACAGTAA